The following proteins are encoded in a genomic region of Anser cygnoides isolate HZ-2024a breed goose chromosome 13, Taihu_goose_T2T_genome, whole genome shotgun sequence:
- the NEXMIF gene encoding neurite extension and migration factor isoform X5, with amino-acid sequence MSSWSLPGDCEKAPFSMMEPGGMSALTGDCLMQPSRTCLGCFIESKDGIDAEPGISLKVGDINRDYDTCSVSDIGIHCMSTGETMRYGDQLLSDQLLSFPMHKSRAADKRDAEKSDSDSEDPTQKNYYEGLLLDKCNGEEPLLTNPNQEWGYFESFISESKIELLDLCSKNELSVNLFSEEDVDNYMFDDDDSTLGSDVCSLKIRYESFQDNVREKTTALQEDAQFNFFPSVFGNCTKRDSRSTLKRGPGGAADPSQFKSEEGIIWGEEEEDGEEEDGEEEEKAALNKSCNSTEVVQYVGSKRSHFLDSVNSTEDSGEFSDDSTCTESSFDVLRDIKDCSRYLSRDHSSSFIQQNYGLRAKRKVRYSDDYLYDVDSIENEKILDKKEWLPDGPKEEDDDEWCPKKRRKVSRKEPPVIIKYIIINRFKGEKHMLVKLSKVDANETTVTLNEELLSKYEKLAPLKGFWQERQQSRLDLLRSSLYHKQNFYLNGSDASFLPHPRKRKCKLANRHRIQRIKAIEQSVNKLGSCSSDHKQPCSSKEDAGLKGLQALAIATPSCANGLHVNDITGIAAVKCKSQEREYKGTERKVLRRIKFKSEARLKCKKIKAATNTTEGCPALENQDSAARLKDENVPCASDSSHLPECHEDKIAKNSAFLPSTSSSDKPLPSANITTNVPLIPGGYLQTLLDASDLSSSTGISYFTQHPSEQQHPLPSIVPADKPFAGLQPSQSCVLSPPSESELQQSPGHLEMEQSSFGSVWPASKAAGSNRQEFAGELREAAALSGEFSGAAGADGLPASSYPPVNLNSSKLLYQKNYVPDSQQVQSDDSYQSCHFNNGEGRFHFQRGTLSTDDGRLISFDSVGSLSVSSSNYSSLSLKSCEKDGEDDINDDFLAHCSPKLVIQQSIDEITPLKESTDLLDISNFTPDKFRQSSLSEMSPPDTPNLSPQIAGSDTKPLGTLKGFPESAQAALSSSEKVKWNCGVLQTEDQADNGFTLNNHQFQFHMFNDEDSVSLLEKSPCLSTFNEPSGQISTNSKVSKSKRKSSSSKNVGTNQSSSQKTTRKKSPKTNKGTEKPQGKNSRQAPRSTRKGKNAAGLNGEKAQAGGNRAINQLAGPALAAKGLAEGVQHCGPATGKLGKHNGLAGEWAVGKDSSAGWSETGLGNTTGLLDDDQREFEEPSNILSNIASGMADVQRFMMASIEPLWGPVGHNSVPDIFRSPESNSLKLKTLKILAGTPQESKKKANGGSPGTAKNHKSNNKGSSKNGKAAACDPGRPNCSTGYNTDIHSPFFDKNYSNLSTLGNNGPTHKKLYRHKSSSKSLRDENCKIKRTDREQTHKDPPVTASFEKLRESDSILLKAETTFLVFPVFEEETPFSRKKTFDVCFFFPFVFFVCFFRNMPCGMLKCKC; translated from the exons ATGAGCTCCTGGTCGCTGCCGGGTGACTGCGAGAAGGCTCCCTTCAGCATGATGGAGCCAGGAGGCATGTCCGCCCTGACCGGGGACTGCCTAATGCAGCCGAGCCGGACCTGCCTGGGCTGCTTCATTGAATCAAAGGACGGCATTGATGCAGAGCCGGGCATAAGCTTGAAAGTGGGGGATATAAATAGGGATTATGACACCTGTTCGGTCTCTGATATAGGGATTCACTGCATGAGCACAGGAGAAACCATGAGATATGGGGATCAACTGCTTTCAGACCAGCTTTTAAGCTTCCCTATGCATAAATCGAGGGCAGCGGACAAAAGAGATGCAGAAAAATCTGACAGTGATTCAGAGGACCCCACTCAGAAAAATTATTACGAGGGATTACTATTAGACAAATGCAATGGTGAGGAGCCCTTACTAACAAATCCCAACCAGGAATGGGGCTATTTTGAATCTTTCATTAGCGAAAGTAAAATTGAGCTGCTTGACCTCTGCTCCAAAAATGAGCTTTctgtaaatctgttttctgaggAAGATGTGGATAATTACATGTTTGATGATGATGATTCGACCTTGGGAAGCGACGTCTGCTCCTTAAAGATCAGATATGAGTCTTTCCAGGACAACGTGCGGGAGAAGACCACAGCCCTACAAGAGGATGCCCAGTTCAACTTCTTCCCCAGCGTCTTTGGCAACTGCACCAAAAGGGACAGCAGGAGCACCCTGAAAAGGGGGCCCGGTGGTGCCGCTGACCCTTCTCAATTCAAGTCTGAGGAAGGCATCatctggggggaggaggaggaggatggtgaggaagaggatggcgaggaggaggagaaagctgCCTTAAATAAATCTTGCAACAGCACAGAAGTGGTGCAGTACGTGGGCTCCAAAAGGAGCCACTTCTTGGACTCTGTGAATTCCACAGAGGACTCTGGGGAGTTCAGCGACGACAGCACGTGCACGGAGTCTTCCTTCGATGTGCTGCGGGATATAAAGGACTGCAGCCGGTACCTGTCCCGGGACCACTCCAGCTCCTTCATCCAGCAGAACTACGGGCTGCGGGCGAAGAGGAAAGTGCGATACAGTGACGACTACCTGTACGATGTGGACTCCATCGAGAACGAGAAGATCCTGGATAAGAAGGAGTGGCTCCCAGACGGTCCCAAGGAGGAGGATGATGACGAGTGGTGCCCCAAGAAACGGCGAAAAGTCTCTCGCAAGGAGCCCCCCGTTATCATCAAGTACATCATCATTAACAGGTTTAAAGGGGAGAAGCATATGCTGGTGAAGCTCAGCAAAGTGGATGCCAACGAGACAACTGTTACCCTGAAcgaggagctgctcagcaaatACGAAAAGCTGGCCCCATTGAAGGGCTTCTGGCAAGAGAGGCAGCAGAGCCGGCTGGATTTGCTCAGATCGTCTCTCTACCACAAGCAGAATTTCTATCTTAACGGCTCAGATGCTTCGTTCCTCCCTCACCCACGGAAGCGAAAATGCAAGCTAGCAAACAGGCACAGGATTCAAAGAATTAAAGCCATTGAGCAGTCAGTGAACAAGCTGGGCTCTTGCTCCTCTGATCACAAGCAACCTTGCAGCAGTAAGGAGGATGCAGGCCTGAAAGGGCTTCAGGCATTAGCCATCGCCACCCCCAGCTGTGCGAACGGATTACATGTAAATGACATCACAGGCATTGCTGCCGTGAAATGCAAATCGCAGGAACGGGAATACAAGGGGACGGAGAGGAAAGTGCTCCGCAGGATCAAATTCAAAAGTGAAGCCAGGttgaaatgcaagaaaatcAAAGCTGCTACCAACACGACGGAGGGCTGCCCGGCTCTGGAAAACCAGGACTCTGCAGCACGGCTGAAGGACGAAAATGTTCCATGTGCTTCAGACAGCTCCCATCTCCCGGAGTGCCATGAGGATAAGATTGCtaaaaattctgctttcctACCATCCACCTCCTCTTCAGACAAGCCTCTGCCATCTGCTAATATCACCACCAATGTACCCCTGATCCCTGGAGGCTATCTGCAGACGCTGTTAGACGCTTCGGATTTGTCGAGCAGCACTGGCATCTCGTACTTCACCCAGCACCCCTccgagcagcagcacccactcCCCAGCATCGTCCCAGCAGACAAGCCGTTCGCCGGCCTGCAGCCATCGCAGAGCTGCGTGCTGTCCCCGCCGTCCGAGTCTGAGCTGCAGCAGTCCCCCGGCCACCTGGagatggagcagagcagcttcGGCAGCGTGTGGCCGGCGAGCAAAGCTGCCGGCAGCAATCGGCAGGAATTCGCCGGAGAGCTGCGGGAGGCCGCGGCGCTGTCGGGAGAGTTCAGCGGTGCTGCGGGTGCTGACGGCCTCCCGGCCTCCAGCTACCCTCCAGTCAATCTGAACAGCAGCAAATTGCTCTACCAAAAAAATTACGTGCCGGATAGCCAACAAGTGCAGTCTGATGATTCTTATCAGTCGTGTCATTTTAATAATGGAGAGGGACGCTTTCATTTCCAGCGAGGTACACTAAGTACAGATGATGGCAGACTCATTAGTTTTGATTCAGTGGGTTCATTGTCAGTTAGTTCTAGCAATTATAGTTCTTTAAGTTTAAAGTCTTGCGAAAAGGACGGCGAGGATGATATTAATGACGATTTCTTGGCCCACTGCAGTCCCAAGCTAGTGATCCAGCAAAGCATAGATGAAATCACCCCTTTGAAGGAGTCCACGGACCTTTTAGACATTTCCAACTTCACACCCGATAAGTTCCGCCAGTCGTCACTTTCAGAGATGTCCCCTCCGGACACTCCCAACCTTTCCCCACAGATAGCCGGCTCTGACACCAAACCCCTGGGCACCCTGAAGGGCTTCCCGGAGAGCGCCCAGGCCGCTCTGAGCAGCTCCGAGAAGGTCAAGTGGAACTGCGGGGTCCTGCAGACCGAAGATCAGGCAGATAATGGGTTTACTTTAAATAATCACCAGTTTCAGTTCCATATGTTCAATGATGAAGATTCTGTCAGCCTTCTTGAAAAAAGTCCGTGCTTGTCAACATTTAATGAGCCATCTGGTCAAATTAGCACCAATAGCAAAGTGTCGAAATCTAAGAGGAAAAGTTCATCCAGCAAGAATGTGGGTACAAACCAAAGTTCTTCCCAGAAAACCACCAGGAAAAAATCTCCCAAAACCAACAAAGGCACCGAGAAGCCCCAAGGGAAGAACTCCAGGCAGGCACCCAGATCCACCAGGAAGGGGAAGAACGCTGCGGGCCTCAACGGCGAGAAGGCCCAAGCAGGCGGCAACAGAGCCATCAACCAGCTTGCTGGCCCGGCCTTGGCGGCCAAGGGGCTTGCTGAGGGCGTTCAACATTGCGGCCCGGCCACCGGGAAGCTGGGCAAGCACAACGGCCTGGCTGGAGAGTGGGCTGTGGGGAAGGACAGCAGTGCGGGCTGGTCGGAAACGGGCCTGGGGAACACCACCGGCCTGCTGGATGACGACCAGAGGGAGTTCGAGGAGCCCTCCAACATCCTGTCCAACATCGCCTCGGGGATGGCAGACGTCCAGAGGTTCATGATGGCCTCCATCGAGCCCTTGTGGGGGCCCGTAGGCCACAACAGCGTGCCAGACATATTCCGGTCACCCGAGTCGAACAGCCTGAAACTGAAAACCCTTAAAATTCTGGCAGGGACGCCCCAGGAGTCAAAGAAGAAGGCAAACGGCGGCTCGCCGGGAACGGCGAAGAACCACAAGTCGAACAACAAGGGCTCAAGCAAAAACGgcaaagctgctgcctgcgACCCTGGTCGCCCCAACTGTTCAACTGGGTACAATACAGACATTCACTCTCCCTTTTTTGATAAAAACTATAGTAACCTGAGCACTTTAGGCAATAACGGACCTACCCATAAAAAACTGTACCGTCATAAATCGAGTTCTAAATCACTGAGGGATGagaactgtaaaataaagcGAACAGACCGCGAACAGACCCATAAGGACCCACCTGTGACAGCTTCTTTTGAGAAACTGAG GGAATCAGACTCCATTCTTCTTAAAgcagaaacaacatttttggtttttcctgtatttgaagaagagactcccttttctagaaaaaagacgtttgatgtttgtttcttttttccgtttgtttttttcgtttgtttctTTCGAAATATGCCTTGTGGTATGTTGAAATGTAAGTGCTGA